The nucleotide sequence GTTGAAAGTAAAACGCAAAGAATCGTGGTTTGTGTTTATGTATTTTCCGGAGATGTTAGGGCGCCTAATATAGTCTATATAGGGGGAGTACTCCATAACAGAGGCAGGTTCATCTTCATATATGAAATATTCCTTCAAAAATGATTGGTTTTTATATTCACCTGCACGAATGACAGATGGAGTGCTATTTAGGGATTTAAAAACGGATATTACACCAAAAGCTGCGACTTCTAAAAATGCGAGCATAAGAAGGGAGATTATCAGTATAACGAAAGCGGAATATGCAACTTTTGAGTAGGGAGAAAGATGAGTAGATAGGATTAAGTAGTATTTTTCAAATCTATTTTCTCTGGATTTGGTGTTCATTTCTGCTCACTATTCATGGCACTTCGGAGTTCTTCGCTGTCTATTCTTAGCCTATATTTTTCCATTATTTTTGAAATATCCCGTTCCTCTTGCAAGATGATTCTCCTGAGTTCTTCTCCGCTTATTTTTGAAAGATTCAGTTCTGCTACCGCCTCCTGCGCTGTCTTGCCAGTTACCATTTTTTTTAGTATTTCTGGGAGCGCTGCTTTTGCAAACAGACCGGAGGAATAGGCAGAGAAGAGATCTGAGAGAGTTATTTCTAAATTCTTTGATTCGAAACCTTCTCTCCTCAATTGAGTAAGTGTCTTTGTCAGCGTAACGGCTATTAGAGAAGGGTTCCCAAACTTTTCTGAGAGCGATAAGAACAGATTCAGATGTTTTGATTTTAGCATCTGGGAAGCAAGTTCCTTGTTGTTTAGAAGGCGTTCAACTTTTTCTTTTATTTTGTGAGGTTTTTTGCTTTCGACCCTCCGGTTAATTTCTTCAAGCATTTCTTTAGTTATTCGGATAGGGGGGATGTCGGTTTCTGGATACATGCGAGCTCCTCCTCCTAAGGGCCGCATATAAGAGGTAGTCCCATCTGCATTTGCCCTGCGAGTTTCTGATGGCACTGCCAGTTCCATAGCCCGTGTCCAGACAGCTAAAAGAGCTTTTCTGGCTGTCCTTTCATCTCCTATAACCAAAACAAAGGCGTCATCTTCGCCTAAATTGAGTCGAGTCTTTAGTTTTTCTAATTCTTCATTGCTAATCGAGTATCTGCTTAAATCTTCGTCTGAGTGTAATATTCCTCCTACGCCAGCTGTTTTTGCATAAAAAGAAAGTTCGGTGCCATATCTTATGCCTGGGCATAACTCAAATCCCAGGATACCCTTATGCTTTGGAAGACGTATTCCGAAGACCCCACATTTTTGTGATAGCATTTTTTTTATCATTGCACAGCGAGTATTTGTAAAAACGCTTGTAACTTCTGAGATATAGGCTGGAAAACCACTAAACTCGCCGAACCTCGATTTGAGATTGTTCATGAGCTCCAAAAGACTATTCTGTCGCTTTATTTCATTTTCAATTAGAGTAGGCAACTGGTTTAGCTCCTGAGCTCCTTTTATTTCGACACGTGCACCCCCTTCAACTGATATGTTGAGGTCTTGTCTGATAGTACCTATGCCACGTTGGACTCTTCCTGAAAGTCGAAGGATTTCGCCTATGATGGACGCTACTTCCTTTGCATGCTCTCCGTCAATGATTTCGGGAGCTGTTGCTATTTCAACTAGCGGAATACCCAAC is from Candidatus Anstonellales archaeon and encodes:
- the gatE gene encoding Glu-tRNA(Gln) amidotransferase subunit GatE produces the protein MKCGLEIHQRLDTNKLFCNCPSPPTESEVIPSRIIKRRLHPVSSEIGTLDSAALFEASSDKSFTYLAPYQYSCLVELDEEPPHKINPEALLFALELANYFGSTPVDEVQVMRKTVIDGSDTSGFQRTMLLAVGGSVETSRGHVGIQTICLEEESAGIIERKKGETLYSLGRLGIPLVEIATAPEIIDGEHAKEVASIIGEILRLSGRVQRGIGTIRQDLNISVEGGARVEIKGAQELNQLPTLIENEIKRQNSLLELMNNLKSRFGEFSGFPAYISEVTSVFTNTRCAMIKKMLSQKCGVFGIRLPKHKGILGFELCPGIRYGTELSFYAKTAGVGGILHSDEDLSRYSISNEELEKLKTRLNLGEDDAFVLVIGDERTARKALLAVWTRAMELAVPSETRRANADGTTSYMRPLGGGARMYPETDIPPIRITKEMLEEINRRVESKKPHKIKEKVERLLNNKELASQMLKSKHLNLFLSLSEKFGNPSLIAVTLTKTLTQLRREGFESKNLEITLSDLFSAYSSGLFAKAALPEILKKMVTGKTAQEAVAELNLSKISGEELRRIILQEERDISKIMEKYRLRIDSEELRSAMNSEQK